The genomic DNA TAATGGTCTGGACGTAGTCCCACTCCTGCCTGCGAGTCGGGTTGAGCCATACGGAATGGGGGAACTGCTTGGCCAGAAACTTCAGCCGTTCTACGCTCGGACTGATAGATCGTTCCTCGAGATGTATGGACCCGTCCGTGGCCATGAGTTCGTACGGCGCCATGCTGGCGTCGCCCACGATGACCAGCCGGCACTCTCGGTCCATGTTTCCGAATTCCTCGAGCCGCTTCGGTTTGCGCATGCGGGGCGCATCTTCCCAGACAGCATCGTAAATCGTATTATGAAAGTAATAGGTCTTCAGATCTTTGAAACGGGACCTCGAGTAGCTGAACAGGGTCTGCACCACTTCCACGTAAGGGTCCATGGACCAGCCGCCGTTGTCGATCATCAGCAGCACCTTGAGCCGGTCCCGCAGGCTGCGTTCAAACTCGATCTCGATCTCCCCGGCGTTTTTCATGGTAGTCCGGATGGTCTCATCGATATTCACCCGGTCCTTGGGTCCAAAAGGGATCATGTTCCGCAGCCGTTTGAGGGCCTCCCCCATCTGGGATTGGGTCAGCGGTCCTTCCTGCGAATAGTCGCGGTAGCGTCTGTCCATGGCCACTTTGATCGCGGACTTGTTGCGGGAAACACCCCCCACGCGCATACCCTCCGGATGATTCCCCGAATGGCCGACCGGGGAATATCCTCGAGTGCCGATCCATTTGTAGCCGCCGTGGTGAGCGCCCTTCTGGCTCTTCAGCATTTCGAGGAAATACTCGATCAGTTCCTGGGCCGTAAGCTTCTGCCCCATCCATCGGCTGTTGCTGTTGGAGGCTCCATGGTCTTTGAGCCGTTCCAGGGCGTACTTGAGACGTTCCTGGGGTGACATTTCACGGAGCGTTTCCCTGTCGACGCCCAGCAGGTCGGCCAGATCGTCCGGGTTCGTCAGCCACTCCTCGAGAAGCGCCTTCACGGCCTCTTCCAGCTCGATGGCTGAAAGGTCGGGAAGCTCGACTCCTTTGAAATGATGAGCGAACACCCGATCGTAGGTGTCGAAATAGCGCTCGCTTTTTACCAGGATGGCGCGCGCGCCGATGTAGAAATCGTCCAGACTGCTCACGAGCCCGGTGGACAGTGCGTTATGCAGTCTCAAAAATGCGGTGGGGGTCACGGGAACCCCGGAATCCCGCAATAAATAAAAGAATTGAACGAACATGATCACCACTCCGGGAATCCGACGCGCCGGTGGATCCCCCGTGTTTGGACCCTTATGCAAAATGCCTGACAGGCTGTTGAAAAACGCGATCCGCGGTCACGCCAAGGCGTGACGCTTCATCCCTCGTCACTGCGACGTACTCTATGTACGCCTCATTCTTCGGGATTTGCGCGCCTTGCATCTCATCGTTTTTCAACGGCCTGTAACAACCCGGCCTTTTCAACGGGCTTCTAAGCCGTTTATAAGATAGCAGCTTTTTCTCTTGAAAGATAGCCCGGCTTTGTCCCGTGTCAACGCCGCCCGTGCAACGGATCGCGAGAGGCCTCCATGTCATTCCGCCTTCTTCCGGGCGCCGCCTCTTCCCGCTTCCGCGTCTTCATACGCTTCCGGAAGTTCGCGCAGAGGCGGTCCGGAATAGGTCATGTGCTCGCCGATCAGATCCGGGGGCATGGGCGCTTTGATGCGTTCCTTGCGCATCTGCGTTTCGAAGCCGTGCGCCATCAGTCCCAGACCGCGCGAGAGGCATACGAACCCCATGGCGGCTTCGGCGGGGACGCCGCATTCACACAGCACCACGGCTCCTCCGCCATCCACGTTTATGGGTATCCGCTCTTTGGAAAATACCCCTGGAAGTACTTCCTCGAAGATTCGGGCCCACCGCATGAATCGACCGGAAACCACGCCTTCGGCCCGCGCTTCCTCGACCATTTCAAACAGCTTGACGACCCGCGGATCCTTGTCGTGCACGGGATGGCCGTACCCAGGAACGTAGCGCTTGTCCGTAAGATAGGTTTCACAGGTGTCGCGGATAACGCTCTCCGGCGTGCGGCTGGTTTCGAGAATAATGCGCTCCGTTCGATAGAAGAGATTCGCAGCCTCTTCTATGGGACCACCGTGAATGCGCCCGAGCAGGTTCATCCCTGACGCCATGACACAATTCAGAGGAATGCCGCAGGTCGCAGCCATGATCGAAGTGGCCACGGCGGGCGAGTTGGCCCCGTGGTCGCACACAGCCACGAGCAAGGCGTCCAACAAACCGCTGATCTTGCGATCCTTCGGAAGATCTCCCGCGACCATGAGATAGGCCATTTCGCCAAAAGAGACGCGCCCCATCAACTCCTCGAGGGGATACCCCCGAATCATCAACTGATTGGGCCGCACCTGAATAATCGATGAATCCCACCAGCCTTTTCCGTCCCCGGCTTTGTCTTTCATATCAGTCTCCACCTCCGCCATCCGATTTTGCAGCCTTTCTGTTCAAAAAGGCCCGGGTCCGGTCCTTCATAGCGTGTCCCCCCAGGGACTCCAGCATGGGCCACGCCGGATCGTGAACGTTCTCGAGAAAGGGATCCCGGTCACACTCAGCGAGCACTCTTTTCGATAGAAACATGGCCGAAGGATCGTTGCTTGCCAGGATATCCACCAGGGACCGGCAGCCCGCCTCGAATTCCGCCTCGGGAAACACCCGCTCGACCAGGCCCAGATCGCGCGCCTCGCGAGCTCCGAGCCGCTCCGCGGTAAATACGAGAAACCGGGTCCGCGACAGGCCGACCGTCCGAACCAGTCGAGCGAGGTAAAGATAGCTTTCGGTCACCCCCAGCCGGGAAGAAGGAATCCCCAGGAAAGAGCTTTCCGAAGCGATGCGAAAATCAACGCTCAACGCCAGTTCCAGGCCCGTTCCCAACGCAAACCCCTCGACCGCCGCCATGGTGGGACACGGCAGACCTTCCAGTTTGGTATACACGCGCTCCCTTAAATCATGGAACTCCCGCATGCCCGACTCGTCGAACGCGTGGAGTTCGCTGATGTCCGCACCGGCGCAAAAACAGCGGCCTTCCCCCCTCAACACAACGGCCCGCGGCGGTCGATCCATGGGTATGTCATCGAGCACGGTTTCAAATTCATTCAGCGTCCGGGTGTTCAAGGCGTTTTTCTTCTCGACCCGGTTCAGCGAAATGGTAAGTACTTCTTTCTCGAACAGCGTCTTAACGAACTCCATAGGGTACTCCCGACTAAAAGTGCGGCATACCGGACGACGTGTTATCGTCTTCTCTCCCGGCGGCATTTTTATCCCAATTATGTTAGAATCATGTCAAAAAGCTACAAACCGGCGTCGTTTGTCAACCGGATTTGTTGGATTTCGTTCCTCGAGCCAGCTTTGTCCGCATTCGCTTGACCGTTCCACCAACGCTGTGGTTTCCTATACATAATTTCGATTAGGCCGGGCGCACCGTATTGGAAAAACCGATACCAGCGCTCCTCTTGTCCACGGCACAACGACGCAGCATCATGGAGGAACACTCATGGGAGAAATCGTTCACACGACCCGGAGCCACATTGTGCGTGAATCGGGTCCCACTCGCAAAGCGGTGATCGAAGGATTCGACGGAGTCATTCACTATGGCGTTCACGGGGGAATCAAGAAGTTCTACAAGGTGGAGCCCAAAGAGGAGTACCCCGCCACCCTCGACCACATGGTAAGCGCCATCGCGGCCTGAATGATGGGCACACTGGCCGCGGTGCTGGCCGGAAAAAAGATCAAGACCTTCGAAGAACTCTACTCGGCTGATGTGGAAGGAGACATCGAGAACGTCAATGGTGTCTTGAAAATCACCCAAATCCGAGTCAAATACAACTTGAAAGTACCCAAAGGCAAAACCGCGGACGCGCGCGACGCACTATCCTCCTATATTGAAGGCTGTCCCGGAGCCCAGAGCGTTATCGGCTGTATTGACATCAGCGACGAGGCGGACATCGTGGAACTCGACGAATAGGTTCCGCAAGAAAGACCCGCTTCGACTCGATTTCGCAAACCGTCAACGATCGGTTATTGTTCGTCATTCCTACGAAAGAGAACTTACCGTCTTAGTCATCCCGGCCCAGCCCCGTAACAATGGGGCGAGAGCCGTTCCTCCCATATTCTATTTGCCGTTTAACGAAAAATCCTCGCCGCTCCGGCTGATCGCTATTGTTTTTCTTGTTGCTGCTGGCTCTTGGCAATAGCCTTGAGTTTTTCAGCGCCCTCCGGCGCCTCCGTACTCCGGACTCTCTGCATGAAGGGAGTATCCTGCGTATAGCGCAGGCAACCGTTCTTGATATCCGGCCGGAACCAGAAAAATATCTTATATACCTGCTCCTCCGTTATGCCGGGAAAGAGCTGGGCCAGTTCGTATTTACCGTGAACGTCTTGAGACTGGGTCAGACAGTAGCAGGCCTCATGAAACAGGTCTTTCAGATGGGTGCAGCCCTGTTTGTTCCAGTCTCCGTTTAGCTCCTTTACGAGCCCTGAACCTACTTTTTTTCCGATCAGAGCATCGAGACAGTTCTGGGCGTCCCGGCAAACCGGGTCCGGAACTCCGGCCATTTCGCACTGGATTTCCACGATTTTAAGGGACGGGTGTTTGACCATCATCGTCAGACGCAGATGGTGAACATGATCCTGCATTTCCACCGTAACCCGAAACTGCCGTTTTTCCGGCACGAAAGAAACTTGTGCGTCCTTTTTTCGGTTATACAACAACCGCTCTCCATTTCCTGAAGACTCCGCATTCGTCATACGTATCTACCTTTTCCTGTAGTTGTTGGTTCAGCCGTCAGCCGCATCGTGGATCCATGTCGGCCCCAGGTACTTGAAATTCGCCGTCGGCAAGATCCGTTTCCTGTCGATCAGTTTAGTAAGCTCGCGGCTCGGCGAGGCGAAACCGGGTTCAATCCGTCCGAGTTTAGATAAAGCCTGGCCCGGAGAGTGTCAATAAAAAACGTACGTACATGGCTCTCCATATCCAACGGAACCCGTTTACGCATCGACTTGGATTGCGTATGACCCGGAGTTCGCTTCCCAGCCTCATCCCTCCTTGACTTTAGGCTCTGTTTCACATACTAAATGGGATCGGAATCCAAGCATTGGCGCACGGCTGTTTTTTTCGAAATCGGCCGGACATATAGCCGCGTCCACTCCTGCTTTTTCTTCATTCGCATAACATAAAGAGAGGGAGACCAATATGCAGAAAGCCGAGATGAGATCTCTGTGTGAAAAGTACGCCTCACAGGGTGCGACGATTGTTCCGGAACACGTATCCAAAAAGATCATCAAAGAGTACGGGGTCAGCGTGCCTGAAGGATCCTTGGCGAAAACCGCCGGCGAGGCCGTCCAATTCGCAAAACAAGTGGGATTTCCCGTTGTCGTAAAAGCGGTTTCCCCCGAGATCCTCCACAAAACGGAACTGAGCGGCGTGGCGCTGAATCTGGCCTCCCCCGAAGAAGTGAAGAACGCTTGCGACCGTATTGAGAGCAATTTGTCCAAGCGGGCGGAAACCTTGGAAGGCTTTCTGGTCGAAGAAATGATTCAGGGCGATATGGAACTGATTATCGGACTCCAAAACGACCCCTATTTCGGCCCTGTTCTCATGTTAGGCACCGGAGGCGTCTATATTCACCTGCTGAACGATGTGACGTTCCGGGTACTCCCCGCAACACGGGAAGATATCCAGGCCATGATCGAGGAGATCAAGGGCAAAATCCTGATGCGCGGGTTCCGGGGAAAGCCTCCTCTCGCCGAAGGCGCCCTGATCGAGGCCATGCTGAAAATCGGACAATTCGGCGTGGACGCCGCAGGCCTGTATGACACCGTGGACTTCAATCCCGTGTTGCTCAACGAGTTGGAAGCCGTGGCCCTGGATGCGAAAATCGTCCTTTCCAAGGTTCCAAAAGCAACCACGATCAGCGATGAACGCCCCAATGTCACCAACATGGACAAATTCTTCGCGCCGAAGAACGTGGCTCTCATCGGAGCGTCCACTACGCCGGGCAAAATCGGAAACGCGGTGGCGGACAGTTTGATCAATCACGAATTCAAGGGAAACGTCTTTCCGATTACAAAAGGCGGAAAGGAAGTGTTCGGACTCAAGAGCTACGAGAACCTCCAGGAGATACCCGAAAAGATCGATCTGGCCGTGGTCGTCGTGGGGTTGGCCCTGGTGCCCGGTATTCTGGATCAATGCAAGGACCTCGGCATTCCGGCCGTACTCATTGTATCCGGCGGCGGGAAGGAATTGGGAGCCGAAGCGGCGGCGCTCGAAAGAGAAATCCATCTGAAAGCGCGGGAATACGGCATCCGGGTCATCGGTCCCAACTGCATCGGTTGCTTCAACGCGGAAAACCGGTTTGACGCTTTTTTCCAGGTTCACGAACGCATGGTGAGGCCCAAGGTCGGAAATATTTCCTTTATCACTCAAAGCGGCACCTATGGGGCCAGTTTCCTCGAAGAATGCGCTCTCATGGGCGCCAGCAAAATGATTTCTTACGGCAACCGCGTGGACGTGGACGAGGCGGACATGATCCTCTATCTGGCCGAGGATCAGAACACGAAAGTCATCGGTTCCTATGTGGAAGGACTGGGGGACGGCCGCAAATTCCTCGAGGCGGCAAAACAAGTGATCTCCAGGCATCGGAAGCCCATCGTGCTGTATAAGTCCGGTCGAACTTCGCGGTCGGCCGTGGCCGCCCAATCCCATACCGGCGCTTATGGGGGCGCCTACGGAGTTTATTTGGGTGCGTTCAAACAAGCGGGCATTCTGCCCGTGGACTCGTACGAGGAACTGGTGGGAGTAACCAAGGCGCTTTCCATGCAGCCGGCGGCAAAAGGGCCTTGAATATCCATGATCAGTAACGGAGCGGGTCCCATGGTCAACGCCATAGACCTGTTCGATCGTTACGGTCTAGAGATTGCCAGACCGAACCCATCGTCCGTCCAGGAAATGGAAGCGCACTATCCGGCCTTCTATATCTGCAAGAATCCGGTGGACGTAACAGGCTCGGCAACGTCCGACGACTACGCGTTCGCCATGGAATGCCTGCTCAAAGACGACAATGTACATGTCATCATGAACTGGTTCGTGTTTCAGGACACACCCCTCGATGAAGGGATTGTGGAAGCATTGGACAGAATCAACCGGAAATCGGATAAACCGATCCTGTGCGGTGCCACGGGAGGACCCTACACCAAGAAAATGAACCGGGCCATCGAAGAAATCGGAGTGCCTGTATACGAATCCTCCCATGGTTGGATCGCAGCGGCCAATGCGCTGGTCAAATGGGGCGCTATCCTGAAGCGCGCGAGATAACCGGCATAGCGCTTCCGGACGCCGTTAGCAAGTGGTCCAACCCGCCGTCCGGTACGCATGTAACCATCGGGGCCGGGGACGCCTCATCAAGAATGCCCCCGGACCCCGTGCAGGGTCTCCCGTCCAAAGGTCTCCGGCCCCGGCCCGCCGGGCGGCGCGTGTAGGCCGTGCTAAAGGAAGTCTGAAAAGAGCATTCGCGTTGAATCAACAACTTTTAGAAAGAGAACTGGGCACCAATGACGCAGCACTCGAAACACCTACAGTCTAATGTCCAACTGAAAAACACTCCAAAAAGACATACCGTGGGACTCGAAAAGGCCATCCCGCCCTCGGAAACGGTCCGGAACCTGGAAAGCCTGCTTGAAAGTCTCGATCTCAAACTGGTCCAGGAGGTGATCCGCATCGATTCCGGCCGTCTGGACATCCCCGTATACGTGTGCCAGGTGGGAAAGGACTGCAACACGCCCACCCCAAAGACCATGGGTAAGGGTCCTACCCCCGAACAGAGCCGCGCCAGCGCTTTGATGGAAATGGTCGAGCGTTTCAGCCACGCGAATTTTCCCCGGCCCGAAAACTACCGGAAAGGCACACTAGGAGAAGCTGAGGGTGATCTCATTCCTTTCGACCATCTGTTTAAAGTGCCCAATCGGGACGCTACGGCGCCGGATGAATGCAAAGAGGAATTCTCGTCTCTTCCTTTCGCCTGGGTTCCGGCGTACAGCCTGGTCCGGCATAAAGACATCATGCTCCCTTACGAGTGGTTTGCCGATATTCAGGGGACCAATGGGCTGAGCGCCGGCAATACCATGGAAGAAACCATCCTCCAGGGGCTGTGCGAAGTGGTGGAACGGCACGTGAGCGCAGTGGTGAACATTGAGGCGAATCCTGTTCCCACCATCGATCTAAAGACGGTCCGAAACCCGGTGGCGCGCGATTTGATCGGAAAATTCGTGCGGAACCATATACAGCTCGTATGTAAGGACTTCAGTTTGGACACCGGCATTCCCACCGTAGCAGGTATTGCGTTCGACCCAACTACCTTCCCCAACAGCGAAATCGTCTATTGCGCGGGTACGGCCACCCATCCCGAACAAGCCCTGATTCGTGTACTGACCGAGATCCAGCAGATGGCGGTGGACTATTTTAAGCAGGACTACTACGCCGGTGGAATTCTTCCGAAGTTCCGGCATTGGAACGAATCCACTTACCTGTTCGATGATAGTGAAGCCGTTCCCATTCAGTCGCTCCCGGATGTGTCTTCAGGAGATTTGCTCGAGGAACTCGAGCGTTGCACCTCGGCCCTGCAGCGCATCGGATTCGAACCCCTGGTGGTCAACATTACCCATCCGGTTCTCAAAATTCCCGCCGTGTTCGTCATGATGGCGGGGTCGCAGCTGTACGAGAACTCCTTTCACGAGTTGGGCGTCACGTATTACCTTGGAAGGCGACTGGAGTTCCTGGGAAGACTGGAAGAAGCCATGGAGCATTTTCGTTTGAGCATGGCGCAGAATTCCAAGACGAAGCTCCACTGCATGTTGGAGATCGCCAACTGCCTCAAATTCCAAAAACGATGGGCTGAGGCCCTTCAGGCTTACAAGGAGGCGTACTGCCTGGGTCCGGATCGGGCCATGCAGATGCAGATGCTGCGAGCCCTGCAGGTCTGTTCCGACAAGCTCAAAGAATCCGGGGACATGCCCGGAGCTCTGCAAATGGGAAGATCGGCTTAGGGTCGAGAAGCATCGGGGGCCGGAAAACCCGGCGCGCCCGACGTCATGGGGTCGTTTCAGCAGGTAGAGAGAAACCGGTGATGTCCGGTCCGTCCCTGCCACGTTTTAGGAATGAAGATCGTTTCCGCCAATAACCCACACCAGGGGAGTATCCCACTTTGCGTCATCCAATGATTGCGGACCGCGACCGAAGTATGTTGCTTGTCGTGGACGTACAGGAGGCCATGCTGAAAGCCATATCCGTATGGGAAGAAACCGTACGCAGGGTGAGTCAGCTCGTGCGCGCGGCAACGGTCCTCAACATCCCGGTTCTGGTCACCGAACACTACAAAAAGGGACTCGGCGCAACGATTTCACAGCTTGACCCCATGTTGAAGCAAGCTTCCTTTTTTCAGAAGGAACACTTCAGCGCGTGCCTGGAAGGGGACTTTCCACAAACGGTACGCTCGTTCGATCGCTCACAGATTATCCTCACCGGGATGGAAAGCCATGTATGCGTTTTCCAGACCGGAATGGATCTGATCCAATCCGGGTATCAGGTTCACCTGGTCCGGAATGCGGTGGCATCCAGATTCAAAGAAGACTGGATCACCGCAGTGGATCTGTTTCGCGACGCCGGAGCGGTCATCACTTCCACGGAAATGGTCATCTTCCAGTGGGTTCGAAGGTCGAACACGGACCAATTCCGAGCCGTTCTGCCCATCGTGAAATAGGGCTGCCTGGTTGAGGCGCTGGACTTTTTTGATAATCACTCCGGGGGAAATCCTATGAAATCCGTCTCGGGCCGGTTTCCCGGATACCCTGTGATCGGAACATCATCCATGCCGGCCCGGCTTTCTCGCGGGCAATGCGCCTGTGGGGCATAAACAAAAGGAAAGTAATACTTCATGAGTTCGGCGTGGAGTTCGAGATTCTACAAAAACTGTTTACTCCTGAAGAAGCGGAAATCGCCTGCGCCTTGAGTCTCAAACCCGAACCCGCAGAGGCTGTGGCTGAACGGCTCGGCAAAGACGCCGAATGGATGCGGGAAAAGCTGATGGACATGTCCAAAAAGGGGCTCATTTTCCGATCCGAGAAAGACGGACAGACCGTCTTCTCCGGCGCAGCCTTTGTCGTGGGCATCTACGAATACCACGTAAAACGCATGGACCGGGAGTTTGCCGAAAAAAAGGCCAAGTACCTCAAAGAGGCCTTTTATAACGAACTGCACAGGGGGGAAGGCAAAAGCTCTTTCCTGCGGGTGGTGCCCGTGAGCAAAAGCGTGGACAGCGACCTCGGCGTGTATCAATACGAGGAAGTGCGATCCATGATAAGCCAACAGAAGCTGATTTCCGTGACGGATTGCATCTGTCGAGTCAAAGCCGGACTGTTGGGCAATCCCTGTAAACGGCCGATGGAGACCTGTTTTGCCTTCGGGGCCGGGGCCAAGTTCTATATCGAGAACGGCTGGGGACGCGAGGTTTCCGTTGACGAGGCGCTGTCGATCCTGGATATGTGCGACCGCGAGGGCCTGGTGCTGAGTCCTTCCAATTCCCAACGCCCCGTGGCCGTTTGCGCCTGCTGTTCGTGCTGTTGCGACTTTCTCCATAGCCTGAAGCGCTTCGATCGACCGGCGCTGGTGGCAAACGCGACGTTCTGCGCGGAGGTGGACTCCGATGCATGCGAAGGATGCGAGACGTGCGTGGACCGGTGTCAAATGGAAGCCATACAAATGGACGATGACCTGGCCGTCGTCAACAGTGACCGATGCATCGGGTGCGGGTTGTGTGTGAGTACTTGTCCCACGGGGGCTCTCAGTCTGTCTCGGCGAGAAACGGCCGGAACGCCTCCCGAACATATCGGGCACTTTTTCAAACAACTGGGGTCGGAGCGGGGCAAAATGTAGCCCGCGAAGAATCCGCTTAAAGCAGCACGGGAATTGTAATGAGAACCGACGGTGTCCGCCAGGAGCGCTTTGTCCTCACCAGTGACGGCGTAGGGCTCCAAGTCTTCGTGGCCTCACCCGAAAGCGAACACAAGCCGTGCGCCTCGGTTCAGATTCACCACGCGGGCGGTGGATATGAACCCGTTTATGAGCACATGGCCGTTCAAATGGCCCGGAGAGGTATGGTCGGCATAACCATGATCCATCGGGGATATCCTGGATCGGGCGGGCGCCAGGAGTACGGAAAAGGTGAAATCACCGATATCGGGAATCTAGCCGACGAGATGCTCGGCAGGCCCGACATCGATCCGGCCGGGATGGGCATCATGGGATATTCGAGGGGGGCGCACAACGCCATCCTGGCCATGGAGCGGTTCGACTATTTTCGGGCGGGCGCGCTCTGGAGCACGCCGACGGACATGGTGGACCACGTGAACGTGAACCCGTGGATTTCGGACATGTTCGGAGGCTTCCCGGACCAGGCGCCCGACGAGTATCGCATCCGTTCTTCCATCCTGTTTGTCGACCGGATACGCTGTCCGCTGCTCCTGATTCACGGGGAAGCGGACGACGTGGTGCCTGTGCGGCACACGTTACGTCTGGCCGAGGCCCTGGAACAACTCAACAAGCCTTTTGAATTGAGACTAGTCCCAAACGAAGGTCACATCTGGTCGTTGGAGGGCTTTGCCAACAATTGGCGCCTCACCCTCGAGTTTTTCGAACGAAACCTGCAATCGTAATCCTCCCTCTACTGCCCCGCAGTCGAAGGCGCTGAAGCAGTCATCGCACAGCGGAAACCCACTTCCTCGAAGGCCTCCCAGGGCTGGCGGGGAATAGGGCCCGGAACCACGGATGCCTCTTTCGAATCCTTTCCCTGACCTGCCAGGATCACATATTCACTCGCATCGCCCCCGCTTTCCGATGCAGAGGGACGTTTCCGGATGCCCCACTCGCCGACGTTTCGATTCAACCCACGAATTCCCAAGGCATTCGCAGGGTAAAGCATCGCCGGGGACGGAAACGCCGGATCTTCCGGAGATCGGACGGCGGACGGCTGCGCCTGAGGATGCATCTGCTCCATCATGCTCGTTGTCCCGCTCTTCGTCCCGGGCTCCTGAATCGCCTTCGCATCTTCCCGGTGTTCCGGTTTCCCCAGCCTCACGGCATGAAGCCATTCCAAATCCGTGGGCAGCCTTCTGCCGCAAAAAGCCGCGTAGGCGGAAGCTCCGTACGCTGTGACCCTCACCACGGGACAGGACGCATGACCCGCTTCCGTGACACGAAATCTTCCGTCTCTGAATGCGATGGGATCGTAACCGCCAACAACCTCTCCCAGGAGCAGCCATATGTTTCCGTCTCCTCGAACCACACCCTGCTCCACTTCGATTTTCGAGAGCATTTCGTTCAGGAACTCGACGTACTGGTGGTTCGTCACCAGCGTTTCGGACATGTAGAAAGGCGGCAGATCGACCGACTTCCCCGTTTGGGGACCGAAGTCCTGAGGGGCGGCCACCGTCCCGCCGGGAACGAGATAGAGTTCAGCTCCATCCTTTCCGCGTAACGTGGCTGACAGAACATCATCCGGTGGAGAAGCGGTTCGCGGACTTTTTTCAACTTCCCTGGGCGATTTCTCCTCATCAACGGTGGTCGGCGCCTTCGAAGTCACGACCGTCTGTTCCGTTTTGGGTCTTTCTTCCACTTCCGAGGGCCGCTTCTCTTCGTCAACGGTTGCCGGCGCCTTTGGAATCACGCTCGACCGTTCCGTATCTTTAGCACGGAATAACTGGGGGTTTCCTAAGAGGTGCCAAACGGTCATGGCGGAAACGGCCAACAGCGTGATGAAAATACCGATCCAGATCCATTTCTGATGGAGACCGGCCGCGACCGTAACGTTAGGACCGCCCGCCTGCCGATCGCGGCTTGCTTCCCACCCCGTCAAAGCCTCTTTGAGGGCGGCTTGCAAAGCGCCCATCGACTCGAATCTGTCCTCTTTCTTTTCAGCGGTGGCCGTCCGTATGATTTGATTCAACTCTTTGAAAAGAGGCTTTTCCGGGTGCTCCAGCTCCACGGTTCTGAAGGGAATGGTCGTGGGAGGCATTTTGCCGGCGATCGCCTCGTAGAGTATTTTGCCGAGCGCGTAGATGTCCGTTCTTGCATCCGTTCGTTTGAGGTCTACGAATTGTTCTGGAGACATATACGCCGCCGTTCCTTTGACGTCGATCGATCCGGTGATAGGCTCCAAACAGTGCGAGGCCGCTAGACCGAAATCCACTATCTTGGGATTGGTTCCATCCATCAGAACGTTTTCCGGTTTCAAATCCCGATGAACCATTCCTGAAGCGTGGATGGCTGCAACGCCCTCGAGCAGGGGAAAGAAGTATTCCTTTATCCAAGATGACATGAGCTCTTCGTCAGGTTCAAAGCCCTCTTCCGACATTGTGAACCGGAGTGTCGCGCCGGGAATGTACTCCATTGCGATATACTCCAAGGGAACTTCGTCTCCGCCCATCCGCACCTTTGTTGAACCGTAGTCAATAATCTGAATGACGTTCGGATGTCGGATGGAAGCCGTGGCCTTTACCTCCCGCCGAAA from Deltaproteobacteria bacterium includes the following:
- a CDS encoding 4Fe-4S binding protein, with translation MEFEILQKLFTPEEAEIACALSLKPEPAEAVAERLGKDAEWMREKLMDMSKKGLIFRSEKDGQTVFSGAAFVVGIYEYHVKRMDREFAEKKAKYLKEAFYNELHRGEGKSSFLRVVPVSKSVDSDLGVYQYEEVRSMISQQKLISVTDCICRVKAGLLGNPCKRPMETCFAFGAGAKFYIENGWGREVSVDEALSILDMCDREGLVLSPSNSQRPVAVCACCSCCCDFLHSLKRFDRPALVANATFCAEVDSDACEGCETCVDRCQMEAIQMDDDLAVVNSDRCIGCGLCVSTCPTGALSLSRRETAGTPPEHIGHFFKQLGSERGKM
- a CDS encoding protein kinase — its product is MLEAGTVLDNKWVILESLGKGGMGEVYRAHQLNLKRDVAIKIVSRDWLETLDGDEEELENALSRFRREVKATASIRHPNVIQIIDYGSTKVRMGGDEVPLEYIAMEYIPGATLRFTMSEEGFEPDEELMSSWIKEYFFPLLEGVAAIHASGMVHRDLKPENVLMDGTNPKIVDFGLAASHCLEPITGSIDVKGTAAYMSPEQFVDLKRTDARTDIYALGKILYEAIAGKMPPTTIPFRTVELEHPEKPLFKELNQIIRTATAEKKEDRFESMGALQAALKEALTGWEASRDRQAGGPNVTVAAGLHQKWIWIGIFITLLAVSAMTVWHLLGNPQLFRAKDTERSSVIPKAPATVDEEKRPSEVEERPKTEQTVVTSKAPTTVDEEKSPREVEKSPRTASPPDDVLSATLRGKDGAELYLVPGGTVAAPQDFGPQTGKSVDLPPFYMSETLVTNHQYVEFLNEMLSKIEVEQGVVRGDGNIWLLLGEVVGGYDPIAFRDGRFRVTEAGHASCPVVRVTAYGASAYAAFCGRRLPTDLEWLHAVRLGKPEHREDAKAIQEPGTKSGTTSMMEQMHPQAQPSAVRSPEDPAFPSPAMLYPANALGIRGLNRNVGEWGIRKRPSASESGGDASEYVILAGQGKDSKEASVVPGPIPRQPWEAFEEVGFRCAMTASAPSTAGQ
- a CDS encoding prolyl oligopeptidase family serine peptidase, which encodes MRTDGVRQERFVLTSDGVGLQVFVASPESEHKPCASVQIHHAGGGYEPVYEHMAVQMARRGMVGITMIHRGYPGSGGRQEYGKGEITDIGNLADEMLGRPDIDPAGMGIMGYSRGAHNAILAMERFDYFRAGALWSTPTDMVDHVNVNPWISDMFGGFPDQAPDEYRIRSSILFVDRIRCPLLLIHGEADDVVPVRHTLRLAEALEQLNKPFELRLVPNEGHIWSLEGFANNWRLTLEFFERNLQS